The window GACAACGACAAGATCGGCAAGAACCTGCGCGGCGAGTCCAGCGAGAAGCAGGCCGCCAAGGCCCGCCAGACGCAGCGGGCGATCGAGCGGCTGGAGGTCGTCGAGGAGCCCCGCAAGGAGTGGGAGCTGCGCATGGAGATCGCGGCGGCCCCGCGCTCCGGCTCGGTGGTGGCCACCCTGCGCGAGGCGGCCGTCAAGCGCGGGGACTTCGTCCTGGGCCCGGCCAGCCTGCAGATCGACTGGGCGGACCGGGTGGCGATCACCGGGGCCAACGGCGCCGGGAAGTCCACCCTCCTCGCCGTCCTGCTGGGCCGGCTGGCCCCGGACTCCGGCTCCGCCACCCTCGGCTCCGGCGTCCTGGTCGGCGAGGTGGACCAGGCACGCGGTCTGTTCCTCGGTGACGAACCGCTGCTGGAGGCCTTCTGCGCGGCGGTCCCGGAGACCGAGCCGGCCGAGGTCCGCACCCTGCTGGCCAAGTTCGGCCTCAAGTCGGCCCACGTGCTGCGCCCGGCGGCGACCCTCTCCCCGGGCGAGCGCACGCGTGCCGCGCTGGCGCTGCTCCAGGGCCGCGGGGTGAACCTGCTGGTCCTGGACGAGCCCACCAACCACCTCGACCTTCCGGCGATCGAGCAGCTGGAGGCCGCACTCGACGCCTACGAGGGCACCCTGCTGCTGGTCACCCACGACCGCCGCATGCTGGACGCCGTCCACGTGACCCGCCGCCTGCAGGTCGAGGGCGGCAAGGTCACCGAGATCTAGCCGTCGGGGGCGGGCAGTTGGCGGCGGGCGCGGGAGCGGGGGCCGCGCGCCGGCGCCCCGAGGTGCCGACCGGCCCGTGCGCGACTAGCCTTTGTGGGTGAGAGCCGCAACCGCGGAGCACGCCTCCATGGCCGGAGTCCCGCGTTGGCAGGGGTGGTAGTGCCGACGCGTACCTGCTTCGGGACCCATGTGGCGCCTGAGCCCCTTGTGGCCGGAAATGTGCCTTCGCACTTCCCGCGGCTCTGCACCCGATCCGCGCTGCGCATCCAGCAATGGCGGCCGCGGTTCCCCCTCATGCCCCGCAGAGGCGCGAGAGGGGGAAGGAAAGGGAATACCCATGCAGGCAAAGAGAGTGAAGCGTCTCTTCGTGGCCTCCACCGCCGGTCTCCTGATGGCCGGTGGGGCCGCGCTCGGCACGGCGGGAACCGCCTCGGCCGCAGCGCCGGCCCAGCCCGTCAGCTACGTCAACGGTGGCGGCTGCGGTGGCGGCGGTGGCTATGACGACGACGATGACCACCGCGGTCAGCACAGCGGCTGGCGCCACGGCGGCTGGGACCACGATGACGACGACAAGGGTTACGGAGGACACGGCTACGGCCGAGGACACGGCCACTGAATCGTCCCCAACACAGCAGGCCCTGCGCGACCCGTCACCGGGCCGCGCATCGGGCTGCCGTGCCCCGCATCCGGCCGCCGCGGCGCTTCAGTTCCCGTCCGGCCGGTCTGCCGGAGCGCGCCGGGTCCGGGCCATCCTGCGGGCCACGAACGTGCGCGGGAGGTGGCGGGCGGCGAGCGCGTACGCGCGGTAGCGGCGGCCGGTGATGCTGAGCGGGCGGCGCAGCACGAGGTCCTTCAGCGCCTGGGCGACCACCGCCTCCGGTTCCAGCCAGACCGCGTCGCGCAGGGCGCTGACGTCCATCCCGGCGCGTTCCTGGAACTCGGTGCGGGTGAAGCCGGGGACCACGGCCAGGACCCGGACCCCGTACGGCTCCATGTCCACCCGGAGCGACTCGCTGAACGCGGTGATCCAGGCCTTGGCGGCCCCGTACGTCCCGGTCGGCAGGAGTCCGGCCACCGAGGAGACGTTGAGGACCGCGCCCCGGCGCCGCTCGCGCAGGCCCGGCAGTACGGCGTGGGTGAGCCGCAGCGGCACCTTGACCAGCAGGTCGAGCATCCGCTCCTCGTCCTCGACCGGGCTGTACGGGAAGGGCGCGGGCAGTCCGAAGCCCGCGTTGTTGACCAGGATGTCCACGGGCCGGGCCCGGTCGGCGAGCCGCGCGGCGACCGCCGCGCAGTCCCCCGCGTCCAGCAGGTCGGCGGGCAGCACCTCGGACACGGTGCCGTACAGGCGGCCCAGTTCCTCGGCGACAGCGTCGAGCCGGTCCTTGTCGCGGGCGACGAGGACCAGGTCGCAGCCCTTGGCCGCGAAGCCCCGGGCGAAGGCCGCGCCCAGTCCGGCGCTGGCGCCTGTGATCAGTACGGTGGTCGGTACGGTCGTCACGACGGCTTCACTTCCTGGTGGTGGCGGGCGCGGCGTAGGCCTGGGCGACGTCGACGAGGAACCGGGCCTCGTCCGCGAGGTCCCCGCCCTCATGCGACGTGTGGATCGAGGCGGGCAGCTCCAGTGCGGCCGCCTCGCCCGGCTGCCCGGGCAGGCCGTCGAGCTTCGCCTGCCGCGCCTCCTTCAGTACGCGGGCCAGCGCGGCCGCGCTGGCCCGCTGCTCGGGTACCCCGTGCCCGGAGGCCTGGCCGCGGGCGCGTTCCAGGGCGCCCGGGGCCACGTACTCCCCCAGGATCAGGATCGCGTCGCGCGTCTCGATGACCTTGCGGTACACGAGCAGGTTGCGCGGGACCGGCGGCCACAGCAGCTCCACCACCCGGCCGGCGCGCGGCTTGTTGAGGGCCACGTGCGGAACCGCCTCGACCAGGTCGCGCCACAGCGGCCACAGCCGCCAGGCGGTGGCGGTGTCGGCGGCGGTGCGGCGCAGGGTGAACAGGGTGGGCACGAGGATCGCGGCGGCGCGCAGCAGGCCGTGCAGGTTCATCAGCAGCGGGAGGGCGGGCATCGCCCAGGTGCTGCCGAACAGGGCCTTGAGCAGGTAGGCCAGCCAGAACAGTCCGGCGAGCGCGGTCCCGAGGCCGAACAGCCGCAGCCCTGCGGCCAGGCCCCGGCTCTCGGTGCGGCGGCTGTAGCGCCAGCACAGGGCCACGCAGACGGTGTTGGCGATCACGTGCGCGGAGATCAGGACGAGCCAGTACGCGAGGGAGGGCACCGGGTCGCCGACCGGCGGCATGGTGTGCGTGCCGTGGCCGGGCGCGGCCGCGTCCAGGGCCACGAGGGTGCTCAGCCACGCCAGCGTGGCGATCCAGGAGGCTCGCTGGAGCCGGCTGCCGCGGGTGGCGGCGGCGACGAAGTAGAGCACGGCGCCCGCCGACAGGACGCCGATGAGGTTGCGGACGAGGCCGATGGTGTGGGCGTAGCCGGCGCCGCGGCTCATCGCGTACGCGACGACGTCCGGGAGGTTCAGGGTCATAGCGGCGGCGGCGGTCGCGA of the Streptomyces sp. NBC_01294 genome contains:
- a CDS encoding SDR family NAD(P)-dependent oxidoreductase, translating into MTTVPTTVLITGASAGLGAAFARGFAAKGCDLVLVARDKDRLDAVAEELGRLYGTVSEVLPADLLDAGDCAAVAARLADRARPVDILVNNAGFGLPAPFPYSPVEDEERMLDLLVKVPLRLTHAVLPGLRERRRGAVLNVSSVAGLLPTGTYGAAKAWITAFSESLRVDMEPYGVRVLAVVPGFTRTEFQERAGMDVSALRDAVWLEPEAVVAQALKDLVLRRPLSITGRRYRAYALAARHLPRTFVARRMARTRRAPADRPDGN
- a CDS encoding MAB_1171c family putative transporter; this translates as MATDLTDFGNWLAVPSVVCLWIAVLLRAPGALRSPQQRGLWLAVATAAAAMTLNLPDVVAYAMSRGAGYAHTIGLVRNLIGVLSAGAVLYFVAAATRGSRLQRASWIATLAWLSTLVALDAAAPGHGTHTMPPVGDPVPSLAYWLVLISAHVIANTVCVALCWRYSRRTESRGLAAGLRLFGLGTALAGLFWLAYLLKALFGSTWAMPALPLLMNLHGLLRAAAILVPTLFTLRRTAADTATAWRLWPLWRDLVEAVPHVALNKPRAGRVVELLWPPVPRNLLVYRKVIETRDAILILGEYVAPGALERARGQASGHGVPEQRASAAALARVLKEARQAKLDGLPGQPGEAAALELPASIHTSHEGGDLADEARFLVDVAQAYAAPATTRK